In Polyangiaceae bacterium, the genomic window TGGCGAAGGGGCTGCTCGTGGCGCCGGGCGCTGCCGAGACGCTGGTTGCTCGCCTGGAACGCGTGGCGCGCGAGGCGCTCGGTGACCCCGAGGTGGTGCTGGTGGGCCGCGCCGAGGCATACGCCTCGCTCGGCCTGCCGTTCCTCGAGGACCAGCCGCCCGGCGTCGGCCCCATCGGCGGCCTCGGCGCGCTGCTCGGCGCGGCGGCGGAGCGCGGTTCGCCCTTCGCCCTGGCGCTGGCCTGCGATCTGCCCTTCGTGAGCGCGGCGCTGCTCCGGCGGCTCAGCGCCTTCGAGCCGCGCGCGAGCGCGGTCGCGCCGCGCCAAGGAGAGCTCTGGCAACCGCTCTGCGCGCGCTACGCGCCCACTCCGGCGCGCGAGGCGACCCGCGCGCTGATCGCCACTGGTGCGCGCTCGCTGCAGGCAGTGCTCACCGCGCTCGACGCCGTCGAGCTCCCGCTCGAAACGAGCGACGAGCTCCGCGACTGGGACGAGCCAGGCGACTTGAGCTAGGCGTCCGGCGGACCCGGCAAGAGCGACGGCATCGGGGCGGGAGGCAGGCCTTTGACGGCGGTGCGCGCGACGTGCTTGGCGATGCGTTTGTAGAGCTCCGCGCCGAGCGCCGCGTCGCGTCCCGTGACCTCGTCGAAATCGTGGGCACGCCAGCGCAAGAGACGCGCGCTCTCCTCGACCACCGGCAGCTCGCCGTCGCTCCACACACCGACCAGCGACTCCGCAAACAAGAGCGCGCCGGTGCCGACGCGGCGCTTGGCCGGAACGCGCACGATGCCGTCCAGCACGATGTACGCGCAGAGATCGCTGGTCACGACTCGAGGCACGATGGCGCCGGCCTCGAGCTCGATCTCGACAGCCGCGGCAAGAGCCTGCAAGACCAGCGGGCGCTTCAGGTCGGCCAAGAGCGCGCTCATGCAGACCCGCTCGAGATCTTCGGCGGAGAGGCCGCGATCGGAGTCCTTGCGCTCCACCAGCCGCTCGCCGAGCTCGACCACCACCGCGGTGGCGTTGTCGCGGCCCCTGAGCGTCGCTGCGGCGACCAGCTCGCGCGGCGCCTCCTCCACGCTGCCGGTGCGCAGGAGCCGGGCCAGCGCCGCTTCGTCGCCGATGGCGTCGTGCACGCCGTCGCTGGAGAGGAGCAGGCGGTTTCCCGTCGAGAGATCGACGAACAGCGTGTCCACCAGCACGTTCTCGGCGAGGCCAAGACCGTTCACCAACCGATCGAAGAAGGGATTCTTCTGATTGGGGCGCACCGTGCCTTCGGCCTTCAGCGTCTCTCCATGGGCGTGATCCTGGGTCAGCTGCAGCATCGCCGTGTCGCGCGCCAAGTACACGCGACCGTCCCCGGCGTGGGCGACGAAGGCGTGGTCGCGAGCCAACCAGACCGCGTCGAGCGTGGTCGCCATGCCCTTCAGCTCCGGGTGCGCCTTCGCGTGCTCGACGATGGCGGAGTTCGCGCGGGCGAAGGCCCGATTCAAGGCCTCGAAGACGCGATGGCGGAGTGCCCGATCCGGCGCACGGGCGTAGGCGCCGATGATCTCCTGCGCTTCGTGGTCCTCGACGGCGCGGCGGAGCTCCGCGAGCGCGAGCTCTGCGGCCACCTCGCCTCCGACGTTACCGCCGACGCCGTCGGCCACCGCGAACAACCCGAGCTCCGGCGCGAGCAGGTGGCGATCTTCGAGCGATTTGCGCTTGCCGATCTCACTCGCCACCGCGCACGCGACGCGAAAGTCGAAGCCGGGAACAGCCGAGCCCACGCGACGACGTTACCGCGATCTGCGCCGCAGTGCCGAGAGCGCAGCGGCGAGCAGCAGAAACAGCGCCCCGGACCGCGCGGCGCCGCCACCCGGGGCTCGGCAGCTGCAGTCGCCGGCGTCGTCCTTCAGCACGCGGGTCTTCTGTCCGCTGCCGCCGGCCCCAGCCGAGCCAGCTGATCCGGCCGAGCCGGAGCTGCCCGCCGCGCCGTCGCCGGCGCAGTCCACCACGTTGAAGGTCAGGAACATCTCCGGGCCGAACCAGGCTTTGAGCTCGTCCAGCAGGCGCCAGCGCGACTCGTACACGCCGGGTACAGAGGGCGCCACGCCGGAGATGCCTGGGGTCTTCTGGAAGACCGTGCGGCGACAGCCGGCCTGGTCGTTGCAGTCGCCGCCCGTCGGGCTCACGCTCGCGTTGGCGTTCTCGTTCAGGCTGATGCGCGAGGTCCCGGTGAACGGATCGGTGGCGTCACCCGGAACGCCCAGGCGAATCGCCTGCCCGTCGCCGCTGCCGGCGTCCGTCCAGCTGAGCGCGCCGGTGTTCTCGAGCTCGAACCAGAAGTGGACGGGCTCACCGGCGCAGACGCGGTAATACGCCTTGCCCTCGGGATCCGCCTCGGCGTCGCTGCCCTGCGCCACGAACTTCGCGTCGAGCTTCGGCAGCACGGGTCCGACCAGCGCCTGGTAGCTCTCGACCAGCGAGGTGTACGGCGGCACGAACACCTTGCCGATGCCGGACACGTTCTGCTCGAGATCGAAGTGCAGGTGCACCGTGGTCGGCGTGCCGCCGAACTCGTTCGACACCTTGCCCAGGAGGTCGCCCTTCTTGACGGTCTGGCCCGTCGAGACCGCCAGGCTCCCCATGTGCAGGTAGCGGTACACCGTGCCGTCGTTGCCGGTCAGGTACACCGAGTAGGTGCCGATGCTGGTGATCTTGCCGTCCGTCGTGGCGACCGTGCCGTGCACGTTCTTGGTGCAGGTCGCGGCGCGGATGTCCTGCCCCTGATGACCCTTGCCGGCCGGGCAGAGCGGCATGCTCCAGCTGCGCGTCTCGCAGTAGTTGTCCCACCACGGGTAGCTGAAGTTCTCCGTGTCGCACTGCCCCCCGCCGGGACCGCTCGACCCGCCGTGCCCCCAGACCTGGGAGTTGGCGTAGGCCGGGGCCTTCTCGATGGGGAAGCGCATGCCCGGGGCGTAGACCTTCGAGTCCACGCGCCCGGTGCCGGAGCCCGAGACCAGCGTGCCCGGTGGGTTGTAGCTGAAGTCCGCGGCGAAGGCGGAGCTCGCCAGACAGAACGCCGCGAGGCCAGAGGCGAGCGCGAGCCTCACGGCGCACCGCCTCGACCGCCGACGTAGGCCAGCGACTCCACGCTCGCGATCAGGAACTTGTCGTCGGCGCAGCGACCGTCGCCCGCGGCGGCGCACTCGGCGTGAAGCGAATACGCGACTCCTCCCTCGCTCCACGAGGCCTGCCAGATGTTCGACTCGACTGTGACGAAGCCCGGCTTGCCGCGCAGCGTGCGGTCACCGGCCACCGGCGCGACGTCGGGGTACTTGTAGGCGAGCTTCGAGCCGTGCAGCGTCAGCGTGACACCGTCCGCCGTGGCGGACACCGCAGCCCAGACCGGGCCCACGCTGACCATCGCGTTCGACGCGAACGCCGCGGTCGGCGGCGCGAGCACGGGCACCGGCGACTTCGCGATCTCGGCGCGGGCCGCAGCGGGCAAGCGGTCCCGGACTTCGCGATCCAGCGACGCCGGCCAGACCGGTTCCGCCAGCTCGACGCTGCGCGCGGCGGCGACTGGCTGGGATGAGCTGCCGACCGGCGAGGGTGCAGGCGCCTCGGCTTCGCACGCAGCGAGCCCGAGCGCGGCGACCAGGGGCAGGACGCGCGGCGACATGGCGGACGCTCAGTCTACGTGATCTGCGTGGCCGCCGCAGCGGGCATCGCGGAAGCCCACCCAGTACGGCCCATCCGGGCCGTGCTCGCGCTTCCAGATCGGGACCCGCTCCTTGATGCGGTCGATGAGCAGGCGACAAGCTCGGAACGCCTCGTCGCGGTGCGGGGTGCTGGCGCCGCACACCACCGCCAGGTCGCCGACCTCGAGCCGGCCCACGCGGTGCAAGACCGCCAGGCGAACGCCGGGGATCTCCCGGGCGATCTCCTCGGCGATGCCCTGCATCTCCTTCACCGCCATGCTGGCGTAGGCCTCGTATTCGAGCAGCGTGATGCGGTTGCCTTCGTTCTCGTCGCGCACCGTACCGATGAAGAGCGCCGTGCCGCCGGCCCCAGGGTGAGCCACGGCTCGCGTCACCTCGTCCACGGACAGCGGCGTGTCTCGGATCTCCAGCAAGCTCATCGTGCGAAGTCTCCCGAACGCCCGCCGGACTTGGCGAGCAGGCGCGTGGGGCCGAGCTCCATCGCGCGGTCGTAGGCCTTGAGCATGTCGTAGACCGTGAGGCCGGCGACCGAGGCCGCGCACAGCGCCTCCATCTCCACCCCCGTGCGGTCGAAGGTCTCCACGGTCGCCAGCAGGCGCACGCGGCGCGTACCGGCGTCGAGCTCGATGTCCACGTGCACGTGGGTGATGGCGAGGGCGTGGCAGAGCGGGATCAGCTCCGAGGTGCGCTTGGCCGCCATGATGCCGGCGATGCGCGCCGTGCCGAGCACGTCACCCTTGCCGACGTTCGCCTGTTCGAGTCGTGAGAACGCCTCCGCGCTCATGCCGACGAAGCTCTCCGCGACCGCCCGGCGCAAGGTCGGGGACTTGGGCCCCACGTCCACCATGCGCACCGCGCCAGCGGCGGACAGGTGCGTGGAGAGGGCGCTCGCGCCGACGATCTCGGCGTAGGCCGCCGCGAGTCGCTCGGGCCGCCGCTTCTCCGCCACCTTTGCCAGCGCGAAGCGATCGAGGGGCGACAGGCTCGACCACAGCGCCGCCGGCAGCGGCCGGCTCTGCCCGAACGCCTCGCCGACCTCGGGGGGAGCGGCGTCCGCGGGCGGATCGAGCGCTGGGGTGGCGGGCAACGCCGCGGGGCTCGCCTGCTCGACCAGGGCGCGCACTCGGACGTCCTCCACCCGGGGCTCCGAGCCGAGCTGCGTGAGCTCGCGACGCGCGGCGACGTCCAGGCTGAGCCAACCGGCGCGGGACAGGCGCCGCCCGGCGTGGTCGAGAGCCCGGCGTGCCGCCATCGGCAAGAGCAGGAGCGACTCGTCCACCTCGTCGAAAGCGTAGAGCTTCACGCCGCGGAAGGTACCACACGAAGAGCCGTGACATACTCCGAGCCCTTGCACTCGCGCGCCGCTTTGGTCCTCGCAGCGCTGGCTCTCGCCGGCTGCCCCCGCTCACCTGCTGGTACGGGACCGGAGGGAGCCGGCGCGACCGAGTGCGGCGTGCGCCTCGCCGACGTCCAGCTCGAGGCCCAGGCGCCGGAGCCGCTTCCGGAGCAGCGCTCGCGCATCGGCGTCGAGGTCCACGCGGAGCTCGCCGCGCTCGAGCGCGCGCTAGGCAAGGAAGTGCCGGTCACCCTGGCCGCCGAGCAGCGCAAGCCCGTGGGCGCCCCCGGCGAGGTCAGCTACGTGGTCCGGCGCGGTCGCATCGGCATCGGCTTGGATGCCGAGCGGCTCACCGTGCAGGTCCCGGTCGAGGTCGAGGCGGAGGTCTGCAAGCCGCTCGGACCGTTCTGCCCGACCTACGGCCGCTGTAGCCCGAGGCTCGCGGCGGTGGCCAGCGTGCCTCTCCTTCTGAACGAGGGCTACGAGATCGGCAAGAGCCGGGTCTCCATCGCGGTCACGCGTCCCTGCACCATCGCCGGAGTCGACGCCACGCCCCAGATCCGCCAGCAGGCCAACCGGCAGATCGGCAACGTCCAGGGCCGCATAGACGCCTCCATGCCCGAGATCCGGCCGAGCGTGGCGGGGGTGTGGGAGCTGTTGCACCACCCCATCGCCCTCAGCACCTCGACTTGCCTGCGCATCCAGCCGGACCGCATCACGCAGCAACGGCCGAAGCTGCGCGACGGCGCGCTGGTGTCCCAGCTCGGCGCGGAGGGCACGCTGCGCATCCAGGATCCGTGCGAGCCCAACGTCGCGGTCAAGGCGCCGCCGCTGCCGCGCCTGGTCACCAGCGACGACGGCGCGCGGGGCATCGAGCTCCGAGTACCCGTGCGCGCGAGCTGGGTGGACGTGTCCGCCCAGCTGACCCGCTCGCTCGGCACCAAAGCGGCACAGAGCGGCGAGACCCGCGTGGTCAAGCTCGAGGCCCGAGGCGCGCGCTCGGGCTCCCGCGATCTGGTCGCACTGCGCGCGACGCTGGCGGGCGCAGCCTGCGGCGACCTCGGGATCCTGGCCGAGCCGTGGTTCGACGCGCAGCTCGGCCGGGTCCGCCTGCGTCGGCTCGCGGTCGCGCCGGGAACGCCGGAGCTGCCGAACCTCGCAGCGCTGCTCGAGCTCATCGAGCGGCACGCGTCCGCCGCGCTGCCCGTGGACGTCGCCTCGGGGCCGGCCGCCCTCACCGGGCTCGTGCAGGGCTTTGGCAAGGACCTGCCGGAGGGCGTCGAGATCGACAGCGAGATGAAGAAATCCGTGGTCGAGCGCGTCCACCCCGAGCAGGACGGCCTGGTGGCCCTTGCGATCTTGTCCGGTCACACGACGTTTCGGGTGAGGTAGACCTGCCCCGATGGCTCCGGACCTCCTGGACTCCCGTGGCCGAGCGCTCCGCGACCTGCGGCTGAGCGTGACGGATCGCTGCAACTTCCGCTGCCGCTACTGCATGCCCAAGGAGCACTTCGGCCCGGGCTTCAAGTTCCTGCCGCGCGCCGAGCTCCTGAGCTTCGAGGAGATCGCGCGCGTCGCCCGGGTCTTCGTCTCGCTCGGCGTGAAGAAGCTGCGCCTCACGGGCGGAGAGCCGCTCTTGCGCGCGGACCTGCCCAAGCTCGTCGCGCAGCTCGCCAGCATCGAAGGCGTGGACATCGCCCTCACCACCAACGGCTCGCTCCTCGGCGAGCGCGCGGAGGAGCTGGCGCGGGCCGGGCTCAGGCGCATCACCGTCAGCCTGGACTCGCTGGACGAGCGCGTGTTCCGCGACATGACCGACGCCGACCTGTCTCCGGCCGTCGTGCTCGCGGGCATCGAGGCGGCGGCGCGCGCCGGGCTTCGACCGATCAAGGTCAACGCCGTCGTGCGCCGCGGCGTGAACGACGCTGGCCTGGTGGACCTCGCCCGCCATTTCAAGGGGAGCGGGCACATCCTGCGCTTCATCGAGCTGATGGACGTCGGCGTCACCAACGGCTGGCGCATGGATCAGGTGGTGAGCGGGCAGGAGATCGTGGACAGGATCTCGCGCGAGCTGCCCCTCGAGCCCGCCAGCCCGAGCTACCGCGGCGAGGTGGCGGCACGATGGCGCTACCGTGACGGCAGCGGCGAGATCGGCGTCATCACCAGCGTCACGCGCCCGTTCTGCGGCGACTGCTCGCGCGCGCGCCTGAGCGCGGAGGGCAGCGTGTACACCTGCTTGTTCGCGACCTCCGGCACCGATCTCCGGGGCCCGCTCCGGAGCGGCGTGGACGACGAAGGGCTCCGCGAGCTGATCCGGAGCCTGTGGGCGCGCCGGAACGATCGCTACTCGGAGCTGCGCTCGGAGAACACGCGCGGCCTGCGCCGCATCGAGATGAGCTACATCGGCGGCTGAGGCAGGGCTCCCGTGCAGCGCGCCGAGCTCGGCACCGGCGCGCCGTCTTTCAGCGAGAGCTCGACACCGAAGTCGAAACGCGGCTCTGCGGCGCTCCCGAGCTCGAGCCCGCAGCTGCGCACGCCCGCGCTGAGCGCGCCGCAGCGACCCTGCTTCGAGCTGGCACGCCGCACGGCCTCGGCGAGCCCGGCCTGGAGCGTTCCCTCCGGAGTAGCTTGCGCGAGCTTCGCGCAGCTCGAGCCCGGCTCCGGCTTCACACCGGCGAGGTCTCCGAGAAACCGCTGGACCGCGTCAGCGCCTTCGAAGGGCAGGCTCGGATCGCGCCGCTTCCACACCTTCCAGCGCGCTCCGTCGTGGTGGAGCTCAAATGCCTCCGCGTAGAGCCTCAAGGTCCCGGGATCACCGCGCGTGATCACGAAGTCGTACCAGCCGAGATCCGGCACGGGGCGCACGAAGGCGGGCGACCACTCCCAGCGTCGCGGCAGCTGGGGCGGCCGATTCTCGGGCTTGAACGAGAACGGCGACTGCGGGTACTCGGCGAAGCTGAACGAGACCGCTCCGCCGCGCTTGGCCTGGTACATCGCCGCAGCGTGGAGGTAGGGGCTCCACTTGACGAAGCGCGACCCGTGATCCCAGACCAGGCCCACGACCCGCTGGCCCATCGGGATGCTGTCGAGCGCAACATCCACTCCGGCGAGCTCTTCGCGTTCGCAGCGCCGGAAGGCTACGGCCACCTCGCGGTAGAAGAGCACGCTGATCAGCGCGGCTCCGGCGTAGACGGGCAGCGCGAGCTTCGGCCGCGGCGCGGGCAGCGCGAGGAGCGAGAAGAGCGCGCCGACCAGCGCAAACCGGCCATTGATGGGCCAGATCCAGTCGAACGACGCCGGCGCCGCGAAGTAGACCACGAACGCGACGGGACCGAGCAGCGCCAGCCGGCCGGCGAGGGTGCGACGCAGCGCATCTTCTTCGCTCGCCTTCGTGCCCAGAACGACCACCGCCACGACCAACAGCACCCACACGGCCATCAGGTGGTCGTCGGACTTCGACTGGAGCACGTCGAACAGCCACTGACCCACCTCTCGAGAGGAGCGAGCGAGCGGGTGGAACGTGGGCTTCGCGCCGGCGAGCAGCGTTCGGGCCGCTGGACTGGTGAGCGCCCAGCCGAGCGCCGCGGCGAGCGCTGGCAGCACAGGGGAGAGAAGGCGCAGCGTCGAGCGGCGGCCTGCGCCCCAAGCCGTGGCGAGCATGCCGACGGCCAGGAAACCGAAGGGCACGACGTGGGTGTAGAAGGTGACGAGCGCGACGCCGCTCAGGAGCAGAGCGTGCTTCGGGTCCCAGCTCGAGCGGAGCCGCACCGCCACGGCGAGCCCCCAGAGCGCAAGCGGGATGGCGGCGGCGAAGTTCACGAAGCCTAGCACCAAGTGCGCGTTCCAGACCAGCGGACCGGCGAGCAGCGCCAAGCGCCAGTCGCGCCCTAGGGAGAGGAGGAGCGCGCGCAACGAATAGGGCAAGCCGACGATGGCCGCCGTCAGCACGAGCTTGTTCGCGGTGACCAGCCCGAGCGGGTAGCTGAGCAGGTGGGTCAGCAGGTAATACGTGAGGTACTGCGTGCGACCGAGGTGGATCTCGAAGTACGGCTCGAAACCGAACGCCGGGTTCCCATAGTCGTGGAGCACGCGGATCGCGGCCAGGTGCTGGGGCAAGTCCTGAATCGGGAGCTGCTCGACCAGCCACACCGGGACGGCAGCCGCGACGGCGAGCGCGGCGAAGGCGAACGCCCACGCCGTCGAGTGCCGCGTCATCCGTCAGCCATCGAGGGAGGCCACCAGCTCGCGCAGCACGCGGTGCCCGTCGCGGAAGATGGGCCAGCCGTCGCCGACCAGAATCGCCTGTACCTTGGTGAAATCGAGCAGCCGGCGCACCGAGTCCAGCGCCGCCTCGCGGCTCACGAGCTTGTCGTCCGGTAGCAGGTTCAGCGAGCCAGCCTGGTGCGCGCGCACCAGATCACCGGTGACCAGCGTGTGCTCCTCGATCAAGAGCGCCAGCTCGCCGTTGGTCTTGGAGCCCTTCATCTCCAGCACGGTGAGGCCGGGCACCGGCTCGTCACCCTCCCTGAGCCAGTGCTTGCAGGGGATCGGGAAGCTGTCGCGCTCCGCGATTGGCCCGGCGACCTTGGCCCCGCAGAGCTCGGCGATCTTCTGCGTGTCCCGCACGTGGTCCGAGCCGGTCACGATGATCAGCGACGCGCCTCCCAGGGCCGCGAGGTGCGCCTCGTCGTGGGGCGAGAGCGGCAAGGGATCGACCAGCACGTTCCCGCCGGGCCGAACCCAGAGCAGGCTGTGAAAGTCGATGTTGCGCGCCTCGTCGAAGCGCGACCAGCCAAAGAACTCGGGACGGTGGAGCTTCTTCATCGACAGGCTCCGGGTATCGCGGAGCACTCGGGAGGTCAACGATGGTCCAACATGAGCGCCGTCGCCAGCGCGTCCACCCGCTCGAGATCCACGTCGTCGGGGAGCGCCGTCTTCTCTGCGGCCTGCTCCATGGCCGACCTGAGCTCACCCGCCGACGCCAGGAGCTGCTCGAAGGGCATCGCCCCGTCACGAATGGCCGCGAGCTCCCCTGCATCGCTGCGGCGGACGAACAGGTCGCCTTGCTCGAGGGCTTCGAGGCCCATGCGCATCAGGCGGATCAGGTGCATCGCGTGCTTGGTGTCGTAGCCGTGAGCGCGCTCGAGCTCCGCACGCGCGGGGTTTCGCTGGGCTTGCCAGGTCTGGTACGAGTCCCAGCGCTTCATCGCCGCCCGGTAGCGTTTCTCGGCGTTCAGCGCGGACACCACCTCCGGCGGCAGCCGGAGCTCTCGGGTCGCCACGGCTCGCATCCGTGCCTCGATGTCGGCTTCGCTCGCGGAGAGCAGGTCGCGGGTGAGGGCCGCGACCCGCTCCGCCAGCGCGATGCGCGCGGGCTTCGGCATCTCGATGTCGTCGATGCCGTACTGGCGCAGCTTCTCGGCGATGCCCTGCTCGATCCGGTTCTGGTCGTCGCGACTCAGCGTGCCTCCGCCCGCGGGGAGGCCGAAGTCCTCGCGGGAGGGCTGCTTCGCCGGCGGCTGGAGCAGCCACGCTCGGTGGGTCTCGATCCTCTGGAGCTGCGCCAGCGCGTAGCCGAGGAAGGTCTGCTGGACCTTCTTGGTCAAAAACCCGTGTCGCTGGTCGTACAGGCGCCGCCAGGCGGGGGTGTCGAGCAGCCAGTCCCGCGGATCCGCGAACAGGATCTCCAGCGCATTGGGGTTCGCGTTCGCGCAGAGGCGCACGAACTTGGCGACGTCGAAGATCACGCACTCGGCCTCGGCGCGCTCCCGGGACACCGCGCGCGCGAGCCCTTCGGGCAGCGGTCCTTCGTACTGCTCGAAGGCGGAGAACAGCGACAACCTGATCGGAAGCGGCGCCACGCAGACTCCGCGCAGGTCCAGATCCGAGCTCTCTCGCGCCGTACCGTGGGCCTGGCTCCCCGCGACCGTCAGGAAGATGGTGTGCTCGTCGAGCCAACTCATCGACGCTCGCCCTCGCTGAGCGGAGCCAGCCGCAGCCGCACGACGAGCGCCTCGAGCGCCGCCACGCTGGTGGGTTCGTTCGGGAGCGAGCTCCGATCGTGCGCCTGCTCCAACTCTGCCTCCAGCCGATCCAGGCGCGCGGCGTGTTCGCGGAGCTCGCGCTCGTCGAGCAACATCGCCTCGGCCCCCACCCGCTTTCGCTCCGAGAGCTCGTCGAGGGCGCTGATGCGGAAACGCTGATTGAGCGCGCCGATGTTGGCCACGACTTCACCGGTCTGCATGAGGTGAATGCCCGTCAGCAGCACGCGGTAGGCGTAGAGCAGGTGCTTCACGGTCGGCTGTGGCTCCCCGAGGCGCTTGCGACGGCCGCGGGCGAAGCCTTGGTAGTGCCGCACCGTCGGCCGGGTGACGCAGCCCCGCCCGAGCTCCATCAGCTCCTGGTGGGCGGGCGTGGACAGCACGATCAAGGGCGAGAAGAGCTGCTCGAGGACGTAGCCGTTGTGACGGGTCATGAGCCGGGCGAACTTGCGGACGTCGTGCGCCACCCAGTCCAGCTCGACGCTCGTGCCGTCCGCGATGCTGACGGTCTCGGCCGGCGGGTGCAGGCCCAGGAGCTCCGCGGCCGAGAGCAAGAACGCCCCACGCAGGTCCACGTCGCTGTCCGGCGAGGCGAACCCGTACAGGTGAGCCCCGCTGATCGTCGCAAACACCGGCTGCGGCCCCTGGCGCACCACCCGAGCCAGGTGCTCGCGATCGAGCAGCGTCCAGATCTCTTGCTGCTGCTCGGGAGTCATTACATTGCGGTGCCGCGCGCGAACGATCCGAACACCCACACGGCGGCGACGCCCGGGACCTGGGCGAGCGCCTCGCGAATCCGGGCGAGCGTCGCTGGATCGAGTGAGCGCTCCATGCGCTCTCGAGTCTAGCAAACTTCTCGATCCGGGCGGCCCCGACCCGCGCTAGGTTGGACCGCGGATGCGAAGCCGGAGCGTCCTCGCGTTGTGCCTCGCTGCCTCCGCGTGCGCGCCCGCGAAAGCGCCCGACCCCGAGCCCAGGCCCGTGGCGTCGCCGCTCTCCGAAAAGCCCTTCGCCAGCCCCGCGGAGCCGGAGCTCCTCGCGCTCCCGGTCGAGGGCTTCCTCTCCGCCGTCGTCGCCCTGCCGGGCGGAGCGGAGCGGCTGCCGCTCCTGGTCGTGGCCCATGGCGCCGGCGACAAGCCGGAGTGGCAGTGCGAGTGGTGGTCGGCCGCGCTCGGCTCCCGCGCGGTCGTGCTCTGTCTGCGCGGCTCGGCGATGTACCCGCGGCGGGCGGACACCGGCTTCTACTTCCGCGATCACCACGCGCTCGGCCGCGAGCTCGTCGCGGCGCTAGCCGCCGTGGAGCGCGAGCACGGCGCGCGGCTCGCCCAGGGCGCGCCGGTCTTCGCCGGCTTCTCGCAGGGCGCGATCATGGGGGCGCTGGTCGCGCAGGAGCGCGCGCCGCTCTTCTCGCGCCTGATCCTGATCGAGGGCGGCTACGACGAGTGGAGCGTGGCGAGCGCGAAGAAGCTCGGCCCTGCCCGCGTGCTCTTCGCCTGCGGGCAGGAGTACTGCGCGAGCCGGGCGCGGACCAGCGTGCAGTGGCTGCGCCGGGCCGGCGTCGAGGCCCGGCTCGAGCACGCGCCCGGCGCGGGGCACACCTACGCCGATGCGGTCGGCGACAAGGTGCTCGCGGCGCTGCCGTGGCTGGTCGAGGGAGACGCCCGCTGGGGCGCGCCGCTCACTTCTTCGCGACGTTGAGCCGGCCGGCCTTCGCCGCCTGCTCGCCGCTGGCCGTCTTGTACAGCTCGTCGAGCGCCAGGCTCGCGCCCAGGAAGAAGCGGGCTTCGGGGCTGTAGAAGATGTTGCGGCGCTGGCTGTCCGGGCCGAGCTGCGGCGAGAGGTTCTCGTACGCCAGGGCGACGCCGAACTCCTTTGTCACGTCCACGCTGATCTCGCTGGTGAACAGCGTGTTCACGCCGAAGCGCTTCGGGTCGTTCACCCGCTCGGGCTCGACGCAACCGGTGGCCACGCTGCAGATCTCCTGGCTGTCGTTGAACTTGTACTTCCAGAACAAGCTCCAACCCAGGCCGTTGCTCCAGGCCACGCGCTCGTGGATCTGCACGCCGGCCTCGAAGCGCAGCGGCACGGTGTGCTCGGCGAAGGCGCCGGCGCTGAGCTGGTCCGTGGAAACGGCGCGGCCGTCCGGGTCCATGCGAATGCGGTCCAGGTCGGCGTTGGTCGGCGTGGTCGCGCGGCTGAACCAGTGCTGGTAGCCCACGGTGAACGCGCCGTTCGCGGTCGGGAACAGCTCCTGATCGCTGCCGGCCAGCGGGATCTGCTGCCCCACGCCGACGCTGGCGCCGAGCTGGAAGTAGCGGCCATTGTTGGCGCTGACCTTCGAGGTCGGGAAGTCGATGGTCGGGACGCGCAGGCGGAGGTCGGTCTTGTAGTCACCGTCCTTGGCCAGGTCGCGACCGTAGGCGCCCTGCACGCGGAAGTCCGTGAAGGACCACTCGCCGCGCCGCGTGGTGGAGTCGCTGTTGGTGAACTCCT contains:
- a CDS encoding nucleotidyltransferase domain-containing protein yields the protein MSWLDEHTIFLTVAGSQAHGTARESSDLDLRGVCVAPLPIRLSLFSAFEQYEGPLPEGLARAVSRERAEAECVIFDVAKFVRLCANANPNALEILFADPRDWLLDTPAWRRLYDQRHGFLTKKVQQTFLGYALAQLQRIETHRAWLLQPPAKQPSREDFGLPAGGGTLSRDDQNRIEQGIAEKLRQYGIDDIEMPKPARIALAERVAALTRDLLSASEADIEARMRAVATRELRLPPEVVSALNAEKRYRAAMKRWDSYQTWQAQRNPARAELERAHGYDTKHAMHLIRLMRMGLEALEQGDLFVRRSDAGELAAIRDGAMPFEQLLASAGELRSAMEQAAEKTALPDDVDLERVDALATALMLDHR
- a CDS encoding nucleotidyltransferase domain-containing protein — protein: MTPEQQQEIWTLLDREHLARVVRQGPQPVFATISGAHLYGFASPDSDVDLRGAFLLSAAELLGLHPPAETVSIADGTSVELDWVAHDVRKFARLMTRHNGYVLEQLFSPLIVLSTPAHQELMELGRGCVTRPTVRHYQGFARGRRKRLGEPQPTVKHLLYAYRVLLTGIHLMQTGEVVANIGALNQRFRISALDELSERKRVGAEAMLLDERELREHAARLDRLEAELEQAHDRSSLPNEPTSVAALEALVVRLRLAPLSEGERR
- a CDS encoding nucleotidyltransferase domain-containing protein, whose product is MERSLDPATLARIREALAQVPGVAAVWVFGSFARGTAM